The window CCAACTCGATGATGGCGGTGATTTCCACTTCGTCCTTATTCCATGTTTGGAACTCAATGTCCGCATAACTGGTCGTGATGTTCAACTCCGTGTCCTTGTTGACATTGAAAGTTTCTTTGTAGGTTTTGGACTTTTGTTGTGCCATACCGGTAAAACCGACGAGCACAAGCAGCAATCCACTACACCATATTTGATGATTCCTGTTCATTTTTTGATGATTTTAATTGATTTAACTTTGATTTTAATTTTTGCAACAACTGCAACCGTAGCTGTAGGTTGTTCACCAAGGCACTGATGGTCTGGTCGTTGGGACCCAATTCGTTCAGTTCTTGGTTCAATCGTTGATATTCTTGATTCAGTTCGGCCAAACGTTCCATATAACTGTCCACCAATTCCTTGTTCCCAGGGTCGTCGGCCAAATCGGACAATTGTAGGTTGATGTTGGTCGTATAATAGGTTTCTATTTTTTTAAGGTCTGGAGACAAGTCACCCAAGGAAATACCCTGCGCCTCCCCACTAGGATTGTTTCGGTCCACTACCGTTACTTTTTCATCGGGCAAAGGAGTATCCGAACTAGAGAAATAGTAGATGGACAGTCCAAGTACTACAACAACCGAAGCTGCTATCTGCATCCAAAGGGAAAACACCTTTTGTTTTGGAGGGTTTTTGGGGAGTTCCTGCTCCAACTTGGCAAAGAACCGGTCCTCATGTCCCTCTTTCATGGTAAAACCTCGCTCCTTCCTTTCCTTTTCAAACAATTTTCTAAGATCACGTGCCATAAGCCAAATCCTTTAATTTTTCTTTCAGTTGTGCCTTTCCTCTTAAGAGCCTCGTTCTAGATGTTGTTTCCGTTATGTCCAGAATTTCGGAAATCTCACTGTGGTCGTATCCTTCCACCAGAAACAATTGCACTACATATTTATATTTTGGTGCCAGTTCGTCGATGGCTTCCTTGACCTGATCCATGGAGATGCCTTCTTCCACAGACCAGTCATCATCGGCGGCAACTTGCATATAATTTTCGTTTAACTCTACCGTTCGTTGGTGTTTCGACTTTAAAAAGTCGATACTCCCATTCACCACTATACGTTTCAACCAAGCCCCGAACGTGACATCACCCTTAAACTGCTCAATCCGCTGAAACGCCTTTATGAACGAATCCTGCAACACATCTTCGGCATCATCCGGATTTTTAAGGAACCGCATGGCCACACAGAACATCCCATCGCAATACTGACGGTACAGTTTCATTTGTGCATGACGGTCGTTTGCCTTGCACTGCTCTACAAGCTCGATATGGAGCGCACTTGGTTCTATGTTCGGTTTTTTTAGTGGTTCTGTACTAAGGACGATGCAAAAAACGCAACGTTGCAAATTAGGTAGTTTTTGGCGTATTTTTAACAAAAAAGCCCCGCTGCACATCACAACGGGGCTCATTTTTAATAGGTTACGCAGTTTATTCGTCCAACATTAAGTTTAAGTGAACGGTGATATTATCGCGGGTAGCCTTGCTATACGGGCACATTTCGTGGGCTTCCTTGATAATGGTCTCCCCCATTTCCTTGTCTACCGTAGGTAAATAGGTATCCAAGGTCACTTCCAAGAAAAAACCATCCTCTTCCTTATTAAAGGCCACAATGGCGGTTACATTAAAATCCCCTAGGTCGTCAATATTGTGATTTTTGGCTACGGCCTGCACGGCACCGGCATAGCAGGTGGAATAGGCTGCCGCAAAGAGTTCTTCGGGATTGGTGGATTTTGGGTCCGGTTTTCCTTTGGAATTGGGCATGCTTATCGGAAAATCCAAAACACCGTCCTCACTCTTTACATGTCCTGACCTTCCGCCCGTATTGGTGGCCTGAGCCTCAAAAATAGTCTTCATCTTTTAACTGTTTATAGGTTCATAAAAATCGGTTCGTTCAATACAACCGATTACTGACCGAATAAGGTACCAATTTGTGAGCGGAAGTGTGGAGGAATGGATATTAAATTTTTGTGAAATGGAAATATGGAAAAAGTATCGATTTGTCGCCCCATAGAATTAAACCCGTAAAATCTTTATAAATTCGTATAAACCGACGATTCCCTTTGGCAGACGATAACAAAACACCCGAAAACACCATTTCCAAAATCAAGGCACTCCGAAAACAGGAACTTTCGGCAGATGCGTTGGCTCAAGGAATATTTGATGGAAACAAAGCCATGCTGGCCAAGGCCATCACGCTTTTGGAGAGCACCAAACCGGAACATGCAGAAAAAGCCAACGCGGTTATCGAAAAATGTCTGTCCAAGCCCAGCCAAAGCATTCGGTTGGGTATCACAGGTGTTCCCGGAGTCGGCAAAAGTTCGTTCATCGAAACCTTGGGCAAAACCTTGACCGAAAAGGGCAACAAGGTGGCCGTTTTGGCCGTCGACCCGACCAGCTCGTTGAGCAAGGGGAGCATTTTGGGCGACAAGACACGAATGGAGACCTTGGCAAAGGACCCGAATGCCTTTATCCGTCCGTCCCCTTCCGGTAGCTCTTTGGGCGGGGTGGCACAAAAAACCCGAGAAAGCATCATGCTCTGCGAGGCTGCAGGGTACAATGTGATTTTAGTGGAAACGGTCGGTGTGGGCCAAAGCGAAATTGCCGTCCACAGCATGGTCGATTTTTTTCTGCTGCTCAAATTATCGGGAGCGGGAGACGAACTGCAGGGCATCAAAAGGGGCATCATGGAGATGGCCGATGCCATTGCCATCAACAAAGCGGATGGCAGCAACAAGGAACATGCGCAATTGGCCGTAACTGAATTTTCAAGGGCCTTGCACCTATATCCTCCCAAAGCTAATGGTTGGATACCCAAAGTGAAGAAATGCTCTGCGGTAGAAAACACGGGAATCATAGAAATTTGGGAAATGGTACAACGTTTTGTGTCGCACACCAAGGAAAATGGTTTTTTTGAAAAGAACCGGCAGCAACAGAACAAAAATTGGTTCCTTCAGACCGTGGATGAATACATTAAGCAATTTTTCCATCAAAAAGAAACCTTTAAAAAGGAACAGGCCAAACTATTGACGGATATCGAATCACACAAAATCTCCCCCTTTTATGCCGCAAAACTCCTGTTGGACAAGATTACCAAGGAACTTTAAATAAAAGCGATAAATTTGCACAGATTTTATACCGAATGAGCACCGTTACCGATTCCCTGTTATCCATAGTGGTTCCTTTGTACAACGAGGAGGACAATGTGGTTCTTTTGACCCAGAAGATCAACGAAAGTCTGGAGGGGTACAACTACCAAATTGTATATGTGGATGACTTTTCCACGGACAAAACGCGCTTCAAGGTCAAGGAAATGGACGATAAAAGAGTCCACTTGATCGAACTCAAAAAAAATTATGGCCAAAGTTTGGCCCTCGCTGCCGGAATTGACTATGCCGAAGGCGAATACATTATCACCATGGATGGTGACCTGCAAAACGATCCCTCCGATATTCCGGGCATGCTGGAATATGCCATTGGTGAAGAATATGATCTGGTCACCGGAATACGTCAAAAACGGAAAGACTCCCTTGTTAAAAAAATTCCCTCCAAAATCGCCAACTTTTTGGTGCGCAGGGTAACCAAATTGGACATTAAGGACAATGGTTGCGCCCTCAAGGTATTTACCAAGGATATTGCCAAAAGCCTAAACCTTTATGGGGAAATGCACCGTTTTATTACGCTTTTGGCCCATTTGGAAGGCGCACAGATCAAACAAGTCCCCGTAAAGCACCATGCCAGGCACGCAGGAGTTTCCAAATATGGGTTGGAGCGTGTTTTTAAGGTAGTGGCCGATATGATGCTGTTGCTCTTTATTCGAAAATATTTCCAACGGCCCATTCACTTGTTCGGGATTTTCGGGGTATTGCTGGTAATCCTTGGTATTTTAATCAATGTGTACCTATTAATCGTCAAACTCGGCTTTGGACAGGATATCGGTACCCGGCCATTGCTAATTTTCGGGATGATGTTCATTGTGGGGGGAATCCAATTGTTTACTATCGGAATTGTAATGGAACTCTTGATCCGTACCTACTACGAATCCCAGCAAAAACGTCCGTATCGCATCAAAAAAATCAGCATAGGTGACGGAAAAGCTGCGTAAAAAAGGTATCACCGCGTTAAAAATTGTGATTAGCGCAGTGCTGATCTACTTTATTTTCACCAAAATAGAGCTGAAAGATGTACTGCAAACGCTAAAAAAAAGCGACCCGCTCTACTTATCCTTGGCTGTGTTGTTTTTTGTGTTGTCGAAGGTAATTTCGGCCATTCGGACCAACTTATATTTTCATCAAATTGGAGCGCCCCTTACGCAATGGAGCAATCTAAAATTATCCCTGTTGGGGATGTTCTATAACCTGTTTTTGCCAGGTGGAATTGGCGGTGATGCGTACAAAGGCTACGTCGTCCAAAGAGAATATCAACCGGGAACCAAAAAAGTGGTGTCGAGCATACTCTTAGATCGGTTGAGCGGTATGCTCCTGCTTTTTGTGTATGCCTGCTTGCTGGCCATACTATCCAAAAACGCTTTTTTTCAAAAGTTTTACGGCCTATTTATAGCTGCCTTTCCCCTGAGCATTGTGGTGTTCTGGTTCGTGAATAAGACATTTTTTACATCGATTCTACCCGTTTTTTGGAAATCTTTGGGGTTTTCGGCCATGGTACAAATGGCTCAGCTCATCAGTGTTTTGTTTATTCTGAAGGCCTTGTCCGTTAGTTTGGACACCGTCGAGTATTTGTTTGTATTTCTGATTTCTTCCATTGTATCGGTCATTCCTTTGACCATTGGAGGTATTGGAAGTCGGGAAGTCACTTTTTTATATGGTGCCAAATGGTTGGGGTTGGATGAAAGCACGTCCATTGGGGTCAGTTTTGCTTTCTTTTTGATTACCGCCCTGATTTCTCTTTTTGGAGTCATCTATCATTTTAAAAAGCCAAAACTGGAATCAGTAACTTAGTCCAAGTGCACCAAATGCATTTGGTTCAATTTTTCTTCCCTCGTGTTCGGATTCAAAAATTTGATCTGCAATCGGGTAATTCGGAATTGATCTACCGTAATCTGATCATCCCAGGCCACACCTTTTTGCTTCAGCTTCTGCAATTCATCATCCGTGGCATAGACCCAAACATCACTTTTGGAGGCAATGTCGTCCAGCGAGGTGATTTGAACCGGTTTTTTATTATAGAAATCCAACGACCATGAATAGCGTTCCGAAATCTTGTAGATCCTGTCCACTGGAATCTGTGTCTCTTCAACTATAGCGGCCATATTAGAGCCACCCTGATATTCGAGCAGTTTGGGATAAAAATGGGCATTCATAAATCCATTCAATAGTACCGAGCTCCATAAAGCAACCGTGGCAATTTTTGTATATGGTGTATCTTTTTGTAGGATGATGTAACCAACCGTACCAATGGCTATTAGCAACAGCGCATAACCGTACCAATGTTCCAATTGGAACACTAAAAAACTGATCAATACCATAAAGATGACCACCAACCCCAATATAAAATATTGGATGCCTAGAATCACCTTTGCCATTTTCTTTTGTTCCTTTTGATGCAGCATAAATAAAAATCCTGCCGACAAGATTGCGTACAGTGGCATGAGGATGTTCATGTAGTGGGGCAGTTTGAACTGTGCAAAACTGATGAGGAGGAACAAAATCGAAATTCCGCCCACGGTCAAAAATTCCAAATTCGGACGGTAAGAGAACTTGACCTTCCAAAACGCCTTGACCTTCATCCAATACCCCAATAAGGCGAGTACGGTCCACGGCAGGAACACCCACAAAAACGTATGGAAGAAAAAGAAAAAGTAGCTACTGTTCTTCCCTATCCCCTCTCCGCTCATCCGTTCGAAGCTCTGCTCCCAAAAAATAAAAAAGATACCACTGCGGTTGTCCTTTCCGCGAATCACTTTCTCGGGGTGCAAATCAAATTGATGGTAATAGGCATAAAGCATGGGCGAAATGGTCAACGCGAATACCAAAATCGCCACAACAACCTTCCAATGTAGCAATGATTGCCACTTTCGGGTATACGCCAAATGACAGAGCAGCGATATCCCGATGACCACCAAGGCTATCTGCCCTTTGGTGGAAAAGGCCATGCCTGCCCCAAAGGCACCTAGAGCGATGCTTTTTAGGGTATTTTTCTCTACATAGGTAACCAGTTGCCAAATGGAGAAAATGGCAAATCCGGTCAAAACAGCATCGGTACGTACATCGATATTGGCCAATACGATGGTTTGGGCCGTCATAAAAATCAAAGAGGCCAATCGTCCCACCTCCTTGTTATACAATAATTTTCCCAGGTGGTAGCAGCTGTAGGCACCCAATAAGGTCGACAAAATACCGGGAATACGGTATGCCCAATCGTGGATACCGAACAATTTGTACGAAAGTGCGGCCAACCAATAATGCATGTGGGGCTTATCCAGATACTCTTCGGGCCCTTTGAACAGGCTTAAAAAATCATTTTCCTGCACCATGCGCATCGCCATTACGGCAAATTGGGCCGAATCGTTTTCCATTAAGGTGACGAACATCCCAATGATGTACACCAATACAATCAGTGCCAAGTAAAACCAGTATCGCGTGGTGGATATCATACCCCTGTTTTTTGGAAAGCAAATATAGCCAACTTGGCCCATAACCACCCGAACAGTGAACCTACCAAAGCGCCAGTAAGCACATCCAACGGATAGTGCACACCAATGTAAATTCGGCTATAGGCCACCACACCGGCCCAAAGCAACAACACCCAAGAAATGTACTTTACCTTGTTCCTGAACATCACCGTAAAGAAAATAGCGGGACCAAACGAATTGGCTGCATGGGCGGAAAAATATCCAAATTGCCCGCCACAATAGCTTTTCACCAAACGCATGGCTGGACTTACTTCTGGATCGTGACAAGGCCGCAATCGACCTACGCCATATTTAAAAAAGTTGGATAGTTGGTCCGTACAGGTAATCAGCAGGGCAATGGATACCAAAACAATTCCCGTTCCCTTCCAGCCAAAGCTTCGATATGACAAATAGAGCAATAGCAGATAAAGTGGAGCGGAATTTCGGGTGGTGGTCATGAACATCCAAAAGCCGTCCCAAGTTTCGGTCCCCAATCCGTTGAGAAACAAAAACAGTTCTTTATCGTATTGCAGTAGTTGCTCCAGCATCAAGAATCGTATCTGGAGACTTCCCGATCATAAAACGCGGTAGCGGCCTCGATCAAGCTTTCCGCTTCTTCCATCAAATCGGCCTCGTCCTCCTTGGAGAACTCTTCCATCCATTCCACCTCATCATTTTCCAAATTGATAATAAAACGTGGGTATTCGGTATGGACAATAAAGATGGCATCGGGATGATCCGTATTGTCGGCCAATAAAAATTTAGGTAGTTCCATGTGCTCGTATTTTGATTCCCAATATGAAATCTAATATTTTATATTTTTTAATGCGTCATGTTGAACTTGTTTCAACATCACATATATTTTCATTTTATAATGAGACCCTGAGACAAGCTCAGGGTGCCGAAACTATTCTTCAATCAATTTCTTGGTCAAAAAGTTAAATCGAAGATACAACATTACAGCAGATGCGGTTAGCCCGGACAACAATCCAATCCAAATGCCCGCGCTTTCAAACCGGGTATACAGCCCCAAATAATAACTAATGGGAAAACCAATTAACCAGTAGGCCACAAAGGTGATAAAAGTAGGTATCTTCACATCTTGCAAACCCCGCAATGCGCCCAAAACCACGACCTGTAGGCCATCGGAAATCTGAAAGAAGGCCGCCACCAAAAGTAGCTCGGCTGCGACAATGATCACTTCGGCGTTATCGGCTTGGTTGACAATATCGTCCACGTCCAAATAAATGGTAGGGAACCAATGCCTTCCCAACAAGAAAATAGCCGCGAAGGCCACTTCCAAAATCAGGGTCAGGAAAAAAATGGATTCCGCAATTCGTTTCAATTCCTTGTGGTTGCGCAGTCCTTTTTGATTGCCCACACGGACCATGGCCGCCACACTGAGCCCCATGCCCACCATAAAAGTCATACTGCTCAGGTTCAAGGCAATTTGGTTGGCCGCTTGAGCATTTTTACCCAACACCCCACTCAACCAGATGGCCGCAGTAAAGATGGCTACCTCAAAAAACATTTGCAGGGCCGAGGGAAAACCAAGACTTATGATTTTTTTCATCACCCGATTCTCAATTTCCTTAAAATTGAAATGGGTCACATAGGATTCAAATTTCTTCTTTCGCTTCAACAGATACCAAATAAAGGCCACCATAATCACACGCGAAGCCAAGGTACCTATCGCAGCACCAACAATACCTAGTTTGGGGAATCCGAAGGAACCAAAAATGAACAAATAATTTAAGGTGATGTTCACCACATTGGCCAATATGGTCGCATACATGGGGTATTTGGTCTGGGAAAGTCCCTCCGAAAACTGTTTAAATGCTTGAAAAATAATCAGGGGCACCAACGAAAAAGCGACCAAATCCAAATAGGGTAAGGCCAATTCCACCACTTCGGGAGGTTGCTTCATGTGGTGCATCAACGGTTTGGCCAGCAAAATGAGCCCAAAAAGGGACAATCCCAACAAGGTACAGAGCACCAAACCATGTTTTAGGGCACTTTTCCCGGCAGCCCGGTCCTTGGCGCCGTCCGCTTCGGCCACCAAAGGGGTGATGGCTGTGGAAAAACCGATTCCGAGTGACATCGCAATAAAAACAAAACTGTTTCCCAAAGAAACGGCAGCCAGTTCGGCCGTTCCCAATTGCCCTACCATGATATTGTCCGCAAAGGCCACAAAAGTGTGCCCCAACATTCCCAAAATCACGGGATACGACAGTTTTAGATTATAGGCAAATTCCTTGGTGTAGTTTTGAAACACGGTGATTACTTAAAAAGGATGGCAAATATAGCTAGATTGACGGCAATTTGGGCGACTTCTTACATGGGAGGCGCCACAAATTAAAGTTTCTTCGCCTCTTCCCAGTAAACATCCATTTCTGCCAAGGTCATATCCTTCATGGATTTTCCATTTTCCTTGGCTTTCTGTTCCAGATATTGAAAGCGCTTGATGAACTTTTTATTGGTCCGTTCCAAAGCATTTTCCGGGTTGATTTTTAAAAAACGGGCGTAATTCACCATGGAAAAAAGCACATCGCCAAATTCAGATTCCATTTTATCGGCATCTTGCGTCCGCACCTCCTCTTGAAGCTCGGCCAATTCCTCTTGCAGTTTTTCAAAGACCTGTTCGGGTTTTTCCCAATCAAATCCCACTCCTGCCACCTTGTCTTGGATACGGTTGGCCTTGACCAAGGATGGCAACCCATTGGGAACACCTTCCAACACACTTTTCTTCCCCTCTTTTAGCTTGATGTTCTCCCAGTTTTGCTTGACCTCCTCTTCATTTTCTACTTTAACATCACCATAAATATGCGGATGGCGGTTGATGAGTTTTTCACAGATGCCATTGGCTACGTCGGCAATATCAAAATCCTGTGTTTCCGAACCGATTTTTGCATAAAAAACGATGTGCAGTAAAATATCGCCCAGTTCCTTCTTTACCTCTTCCAAATCATTATCGAGAATGGCATCGCCCAATTCGTAGGTCTCCTCAATGGTCAGGTGACGTAGGCTTTGCATGGTCTGCTTCCTATCCCAAGGGCACTGCTCCCGCAACTCGTCCATTATGGTCAAAAGACGGTCAAAAGCGGCCAACTGTTCCGATCTCATGTTCATGGCTTTGAATTTTGTTCAAAAGTACAAAGTCTCAAGGGTTGAGATTCCTTTCACAAGACTTACTTATGAAAAGAGCCCTACCAACTTTTCAACAAACCAGAGTTACCGAAAATTATCATTATCTTCAACGTCGTTTTAAGGCAAACCCCGGTAACATGAAACATCTTTTTATTGCGTTGCTCTTGGCCCCCTTTTTGGTTTTTGGGCAAACCGATAATCCGTTCAAGGACGAGGTAAAATCCATACAGCAAAAAAATGATTCCCTTTGGGATTCCTCTCGCCCAACCATTGTTTTTACCGGTAGTTCCAGTATCCGTTTTTGGAACGATGTCCAACAGCGGTTTCCCCAGCACCAAGTGCTCAATACGGGATTTGGAGGTTCCCAATTCTCGGATTTGGAGCTTTATTTGGATGAACTGATATTGAATTACAAGCCTGTAAAGGTCTTTATTTATGAAGGGGATAATGATATTTTCGCCAAAAAAAGGCCTCGAAAAATCCTGAAAAAGGCCGAAGCCATTCTAAATACCTTACAAGAACGAAACCCAAACATGGAAATTGTGCTGATTTCCGCCAAACCCAGTATTTCTCGCTGGAAATACCGTGGCAGGTATCGAAGATTGAACAGAAAACTGGACCGATTGGCATCCAAAACTGAAGGAATCGTTTTTGTCGATGTTTGGTACCCTATGTTGGACAACAGAAAGGTAAAGCAAGACATTTTTGTGGAGGATGGCCTGCACATGAACGAAAAAGGATATGACATCTGGTACGATGTCATCAAAAATTACATGGACTAAAACTAAACAAACGTGATTTACAGATCTATTTTGCTGTTCGTTGCAGTACTCTGCATAGCAGCTTGCCAAACCGAAAAAAGGGAAATCAACTTTCCTAAAACAGACCTAGCCAGTGCTCCGCTGATTCCAAAGCCCATTAAAACCATTTCCACGGGAAGTGCGTTTGGCTTGGATGCAGGTACTGCGATTTACACGACCACCACGGACCCCGAATTTGAAAAAGTAGGCCAGTTTTTATCCGATCAAATCAAGTCTAAAACAGGACTTGCCCTTGGGGTAAACACGCCATCCGAAGCCAACTTGGAGCGTTTGATCTACATCAACCAATCGGATAGTGTGGAATTGGACAATCCAGAGGCTTATCAACTTTATATTAAAAAAGATTCCATTTTATTGAATGCCAAGACCGCTGCGGGTGCTTTTAGAGGGGTACAAACACTTCGACAACTCATTCCCGAAAAAAGCAACGATACCCTTACGGACGGACGGATGTGGGTAATTCCCTCAGGAAAGATCATGGATGCCCCAAAATTTGGGTATCGCGGTTCCATGCTGGACGTAGCGAGACACTTTTTCACCGTGGAAGAGGTCAAAAAATATATTGATGCCCTCGCTTACTACAAGTTTAATACGCTACACCTGCACCTATCGGATGATCAAGGCTGGCGTATTGAAATCAAATCATGGCCCAAACTCACTGAGGTAGGCGGTGCCAGCGAAGTAGGTGGCGGCGAAGGTGGCTTTTACACCCAAGAGGAATACAAGGACATTGTTGCCTATGCTGCGGATAGACATATGACCATCGTTCCCGAAATCGATATGCCCGGGCACACCAATGCTGCTTCATTGAGCTATCCCTTTTTACACTATGCCGGTGCCGAGACTCCACGAGTAAGAACCGACATGAAGGTGGGTTACAGTTCGTTTGATGCCCAAAAAGATACGGTGTACAGCTTTTTGGATGATGTGATCGGCGAAATAGCTGCCATGACCCCTGGGCCCTACTTTCATATTGGAGGTGATGAAAGCCATGTGACCAAAAAAAGTGATTATATCCTTTTTGTGGAAAAAGTGGAAAAGATTGTCCAAAAACACAACAAAAGAATGATTGGATGGGATGAAATCGCCCAAGCCGATATTGACGCCAGTTCCATTGCCCAATTTTGGAACGAGCCTGAAAATGCACTTAAAGCTGCGGAAAACGGGTCCAAAATCATTATGTCGCCAGCTAAAAAGACCTATTTGGACATGAAATATGATTCCATTTCCGAATACGGTTTAAAATGGGCGGGGTACATTCCTGTTGATGTGGGTTACCAGTGGGATCCAGAAAGCTATGTGGAAGGACTTCCCGTAGAGCACATTTTGGGGATTGAAGCCCCGTTATGGTCCGAAACCATTAGTAACAGTGCCGAATTGGAGTATTTGGCCTTTCCTAGAGTGATCGGCTACGGCGAATTGGGATGGTCACCCAGCGAACATCTTAATTGGGACGACTACAAAGAACGCCTTACCGCACAGGTTCCCTATTTGGAAGCCATGGATATCAATTATTATCCAACAAAGTTGGTGGACTGGAACAAAGAATAGTGTTTATTCTTCCTCTTCGGAGGCAGACACAGTAGGTTCTTCAGCATCCTTTTCCGCTTCAACAAATTCAGTAATGTTGTTGTCGAGAAGGATGTTGTACCACTGTATAATCTTTTTGATGT is drawn from Flagellimonas sp. MMG031 and contains these coding sequences:
- a CDS encoding sigma-70 family RNA polymerase sigma factor encodes the protein MKLYRQYCDGMFCVAMRFLKNPDDAEDVLQDSFIKAFQRIEQFKGDVTFGAWLKRIVVNGSIDFLKSKHQRTVELNENYMQVAADDDWSVEEGISMDQVKEAIDELAPKYKYVVQLFLVEGYDHSEISEILDITETTSRTRLLRGKAQLKEKLKDLAYGT
- a CDS encoding glycosyltransferase family 2 protein; this encodes MSTVTDSLLSIVVPLYNEEDNVVLLTQKINESLEGYNYQIVYVDDFSTDKTRFKVKEMDDKRVHLIELKKNYGQSLALAAGIDYAEGEYIITMDGDLQNDPSDIPGMLEYAIGEEYDLVTGIRQKRKDSLVKKIPSKIANFLVRRVTKLDIKDNGCALKVFTKDIAKSLNLYGEMHRFITLLAHLEGAQIKQVPVKHHARHAGVSKYGLERVFKVVADMMLLLFIRKYFQRPIHLFGIFGVLLVILGILINVYLLIVKLGFGQDIGTRPLLIFGMMFIVGGIQLFTIGIVMELLIRTYYESQQKRPYRIKKISIGDGKAA
- a CDS encoding GDSL-type esterase/lipase family protein, which gives rise to MKHLFIALLLAPFLVFGQTDNPFKDEVKSIQQKNDSLWDSSRPTIVFTGSSSIRFWNDVQQRFPQHQVLNTGFGGSQFSDLELYLDELILNYKPVKVFIYEGDNDIFAKKRPRKILKKAEAILNTLQERNPNMEIVLISAKPSISRWKYRGRYRRLNRKLDRLASKTEGIVFVDVWYPMLDNRKVKQDIFVEDGLHMNEKGYDIWYDVIKNYMD
- the meaB gene encoding methylmalonyl Co-A mutase-associated GTPase MeaB; protein product: MADDNKTPENTISKIKALRKQELSADALAQGIFDGNKAMLAKAITLLESTKPEHAEKANAVIEKCLSKPSQSIRLGITGVPGVGKSSFIETLGKTLTEKGNKVAVLAVDPTSSLSKGSILGDKTRMETLAKDPNAFIRPSPSGSSLGGVAQKTRESIMLCEAAGYNVILVETVGVGQSEIAVHSMVDFFLLLKLSGAGDELQGIKRGIMEMADAIAINKADGSNKEHAQLAVTEFSRALHLYPPKANGWIPKVKKCSAVENTGIIEIWEMVQRFVSHTKENGFFEKNRQQQNKNWFLQTVDEYIKQFFHQKETFKKEQAKLLTDIESHKISPFYAAKLLLDKITKEL
- a CDS encoding lysylphosphatidylglycerol synthase transmembrane domain-containing protein, translated to MTEKLRKKGITALKIVISAVLIYFIFTKIELKDVLQTLKKSDPLYLSLAVLFFVLSKVISAIRTNLYFHQIGAPLTQWSNLKLSLLGMFYNLFLPGGIGGDAYKGYVVQREYQPGTKKVVSSILLDRLSGMLLLFVYACLLAILSKNAFFQKFYGLFIAAFPLSIVVFWFVNKTFFTSILPVFWKSLGFSAMVQMAQLISVLFILKALSVSLDTVEYLFVFLISSIVSVIPLTIGGIGSREVTFLYGAKWLGLDESTSIGVSFAFFLITALISLFGVIYHFKKPKLESVT
- a CDS encoding MATE family efflux transporter, producing the protein MFQNYTKEFAYNLKLSYPVILGMLGHTFVAFADNIMVGQLGTAELAAVSLGNSFVFIAMSLGIGFSTAITPLVAEADGAKDRAAGKSALKHGLVLCTLLGLSLFGLILLAKPLMHHMKQPPEVVELALPYLDLVAFSLVPLIIFQAFKQFSEGLSQTKYPMYATILANVVNITLNYLFIFGSFGFPKLGIVGAAIGTLASRVIMVAFIWYLLKRKKKFESYVTHFNFKEIENRVMKKIISLGFPSALQMFFEVAIFTAAIWLSGVLGKNAQAANQIALNLSSMTFMVGMGLSVAAMVRVGNQKGLRNHKELKRIAESIFFLTLILEVAFAAIFLLGRHWFPTIYLDVDDIVNQADNAEVIIVAAELLLVAAFFQISDGLQVVVLGALRGLQDVKIPTFITFVAYWLIGFPISYYLGLYTRFESAGIWIGLLSGLTASAVMLYLRFNFLTKKLIEE
- a CDS encoding glycosyltransferase family 39 protein → MISTTRYWFYLALIVLVYIIGMFVTLMENDSAQFAVMAMRMVQENDFLSLFKGPEEYLDKPHMHYWLAALSYKLFGIHDWAYRIPGILSTLLGAYSCYHLGKLLYNKEVGRLASLIFMTAQTIVLANIDVRTDAVLTGFAIFSIWQLVTYVEKNTLKSIALGAFGAGMAFSTKGQIALVVIGISLLCHLAYTRKWQSLLHWKVVVAILVFALTISPMLYAYYHQFDLHPEKVIRGKDNRSGIFFIFWEQSFERMSGEGIGKNSSYFFFFFHTFLWVFLPWTVLALLGYWMKVKAFWKVKFSYRPNLEFLTVGGISILFLLISFAQFKLPHYMNILMPLYAILSAGFLFMLHQKEQKKMAKVILGIQYFILGLVVIFMVLISFLVFQLEHWYGYALLLIAIGTVGYIILQKDTPYTKIATVALWSSVLLNGFMNAHFYPKLLEYQGGSNMAAIVEETQIPVDRIYKISERYSWSLDFYNKKPVQITSLDDIASKSDVWVYATDDELQKLKQKGVAWDDQITVDQFRITRLQIKFLNPNTREEKLNQMHLVHLD
- a CDS encoding phosphatase PAP2 family protein; translation: MLEQLLQYDKELFLFLNGLGTETWDGFWMFMTTTRNSAPLYLLLLYLSYRSFGWKGTGIVLVSIALLITCTDQLSNFFKYGVGRLRPCHDPEVSPAMRLVKSYCGGQFGYFSAHAANSFGPAIFFTVMFRNKVKYISWVLLLWAGVVAYSRIYIGVHYPLDVLTGALVGSLFGWLWAKLAIFAFQKTGV
- the mazG gene encoding nucleoside triphosphate pyrophosphohydrolase, with product MNMRSEQLAAFDRLLTIMDELREQCPWDRKQTMQSLRHLTIEETYELGDAILDNDLEEVKKELGDILLHIVFYAKIGSETQDFDIADVANGICEKLINRHPHIYGDVKVENEEEVKQNWENIKLKEGKKSVLEGVPNGLPSLVKANRIQDKVAGVGFDWEKPEQVFEKLQEELAELQEEVRTQDADKMESEFGDVLFSMVNYARFLKINPENALERTNKKFIKRFQYLEQKAKENGKSMKDMTLAEMDVYWEEAKKL
- a CDS encoding Ohr family peroxiredoxin, whose protein sequence is MKTIFEAQATNTGGRSGHVKSEDGVLDFPISMPNSKGKPDPKSTNPEELFAAAYSTCYAGAVQAVAKNHNIDDLGDFNVTAIVAFNKEEDGFFLEVTLDTYLPTVDKEMGETIIKEAHEMCPYSKATRDNITVHLNLMLDE